Proteins encoded in a region of the Planococcus shixiaomingii genome:
- a CDS encoding ABC transporter permease, with translation MGRYIIKRFLMMLMTIFIIATLTFFLMHAVPGSPLESERTTNEAIQANLEKFYKLDQPLYVQYFDYMKSLATFDFGPSIKDPNRTVNELLERGFPISFELGIITIIIAVISGVLLGILAALRHNKLLDYGAMAFAVIGISVPNFVMATLLIQQLAVTWDIFPPATWKSPMHMVLPVLALATGPMAIIARLTRSSMLEVLTQDYIKMARAKGIKPSRIVFRHALRNALMPVVTIMGTLLAGILTGTFVIEKIFAIPGMGKYFVDSINNRDYPVIMGTTVFYSAFLIFMLFLVDIVYGILDPRIKLHKKEGDV, from the coding sequence ATGGGCCGCTATATTATTAAACGCTTTTTAATGATGCTGATGACTATTTTCATCATTGCGACATTGACGTTCTTTTTGATGCACGCAGTGCCAGGCTCTCCTTTGGAATCGGAAAGGACAACGAACGAAGCGATTCAGGCGAACTTGGAGAAATTCTACAAATTGGATCAGCCGCTTTACGTGCAGTATTTCGATTACATGAAATCGTTGGCAACGTTCGACTTTGGACCTTCGATCAAAGACCCTAACCGGACAGTCAATGAATTGCTTGAACGCGGATTCCCGATTTCGTTCGAGCTCGGAATCATTACCATAATCATCGCGGTTATTTCCGGTGTGCTGCTCGGTATACTGGCCGCGCTTCGCCACAACAAACTGCTTGATTACGGAGCGATGGCGTTTGCCGTTATCGGAATCTCCGTTCCAAACTTTGTCATGGCGACGCTGTTGATCCAGCAGCTCGCCGTTACGTGGGATATTTTTCCGCCGGCAACCTGGAAAAGCCCGATGCACATGGTGCTTCCGGTGCTTGCGCTTGCGACAGGGCCGATGGCGATTATCGCCCGTCTGACGCGTTCGAGCATGCTGGAAGTATTGACGCAGGATTACATAAAGATGGCCCGTGCCAAAGGCATCAAGCCATCCCGCATCGTCTTTCGCCATGCGCTCCGGAATGCATTGATGCCGGTCGTAACGATAATGGGCACGCTGCTCGCCGGGATTTTGACCGGAACGTTTGTTATTGAAAAGATTTTTGCGATTCCGGGGATGGGTAAATATTTCGTTGACTCCATTAATAACCGCGATTATCCGGTCATTATGGGGACAACGGTTTTCTACAGCGCGTTTCTCATTTTCATGCTGTTTCTTGTTGACATCGTCTATGGAATTCTAGATCCGCGCATTAAGCTTCATAAGAAAGAAGGTGACGTGTGA
- a CDS encoding M55 family metallopeptidase: MKFYLSMDMEGVTALPDYTYVDSKEPNYERGRRLMTGDANAIIHGAFEGGAKEFLINDSHSKMNNLLAEELHEDALLITGGVKNYSMVEGLDPSYDGVFFGGYHARAGQKGVMAHSMIFAVRTMWINDLEIGELGFNALVAGYHGVPVLLVAGDDCACKEAEALIPNVVTAAVKESLTRSAVKTLHPKDAQRLLREKTRQAIDNRKRVKPLAPPDAPLLRIEFTNYGEAELAAMMPGCEIEAGTTVVHFQAEDILEAYRAMLVMTELAMQAKFC, translated from the coding sequence ATGAAATTTTACTTATCGATGGATATGGAAGGAGTAACGGCTTTACCGGATTATACATACGTGGATTCAAAAGAACCGAATTACGAACGGGGCAGGCGATTAATGACAGGGGATGCCAATGCCATTATCCACGGCGCATTTGAGGGTGGCGCCAAGGAATTTCTTATAAACGACAGCCATTCGAAAATGAACAACTTACTAGCAGAAGAACTGCATGAAGACGCTTTGCTGATAACAGGCGGCGTTAAGAATTATTCGATGGTCGAAGGGCTGGACCCCTCGTACGATGGCGTTTTCTTTGGCGGGTACCACGCGCGTGCCGGCCAGAAAGGCGTGATGGCGCATTCCATGATTTTCGCTGTGCGAACGATGTGGATCAATGATTTGGAAATTGGGGAGCTTGGGTTTAATGCATTGGTGGCGGGATATCACGGGGTGCCGGTTTTGCTGGTTGCTGGAGACGACTGCGCTTGCAAAGAAGCGGAAGCGCTCATCCCAAATGTAGTAACAGCAGCCGTCAAAGAGTCGCTGACGCGTTCAGCCGTCAAAACGCTGCATCCGAAAGACGCCCAGCGATTGCTGAGAGAAAAAACACGCCAGGCAATCGATAACCGCAAAAGGGTCAAGCCGCTTGCGCCGCCGGATGCACCTCTGCTCAGAATCGAATTTACGAATTACGGCGAAGCGGAACTTGCCGCTATGATGCCGGGCTGTGAAATTGAAGCGGGAACAACGGTTGTCCATTTTCAAGCGGAAGATATATTAGAAGCATACCGGGCAATGCTAGTGATGACGGAACTCGCGATGCAAGCGAAGTTCTGTTAA
- a CDS encoding transcriptional regulator, with amino-acid sequence MLQIKLLKPFYTKREGHLVKFVFAYQYFSILKDDELFHFIPVEGKEIVVNLNTFQVENLSEVFVFQKGNRFIRLPLYQLLLVSDIHMHLQAILQEEKSGVTEVNDQIKTEAMDAIEFLEHENFERMIDYALSIRDEAMFHDLLERQNTGGL; translated from the coding sequence ATGCTACAGATAAAGTTGCTGAAACCATTTTATACGAAAAGAGAAGGGCATTTGGTGAAATTCGTTTTTGCCTATCAATACTTCTCGATTTTAAAAGATGATGAGCTGTTTCATTTTATCCCAGTTGAAGGAAAAGAGATTGTCGTGAACTTGAACACCTTCCAAGTTGAAAATTTATCGGAAGTGTTTGTGTTCCAAAAAGGCAATCGCTTTATCCGATTGCCGCTTTATCAATTGTTGCTGGTATCTGATATACACATGCATTTACAAGCGATATTGCAGGAAGAGAAGTCAGGGGTGACGGAAGTGAACGATCAAATAAAAACAGAAGCAATGGACGCAATCGAATTCTTGGAGCATGAGAATTTTGAAAGAATGATAGATTATGCGTTGTCTATAAGAGATGAAGCAATGTTCCATGATTTGCTAGAACGCCAAAACACTGGAGGTTTATAA
- a CDS encoding DEAD/DEAH box helicase has protein sequence MNQFQTEGSRTYYLKINRSENFRIQAINEVGNRIPPEIWKPYLYFFDKQSFFGLTSVADGLDLVLTPADFVRLFQQEPHHYVAFVGQRAEDEAWLGLANKVADSLNDAALWDHVSVDGDDIVIDSSYGEADIRSFLSDTIRHQLTQKGLTPAQLPYLQHFVQQAGWDGLPAADEYVIAVQLSEPDSTPLWSFKVVLRSKRGAVYWTPSKRRADEPFDKVLPEKWRTHAAEIADKQALLLSLCPSVERFDEDRLFYTEWTDAEVLEFLRNDAEILQAFGIEVSIPSWLKAVQEAKIRVKANVHSPVKKASVVGLDQIIRFDWQFSLNGHELSMQDFQQLVSENKEFIRVGNEWVRIDSNLLLHLRKLIEEAEDADWTIKDMLFQNVPEIILEDSVDEEDPLIEFQLNRSLKTLLDKLLDKRDLPETPIPENLQTELRPYQKVGFDYLVFMREEGFGLCLADDMGLGKTVQLIAYLLHVHGKSPGKPSLIVCPTSVLGNWQKELARFAPDLKVATHYGGTRPKGEDFTNFLRIDNPDVVLSTYGIAASDAEEIQGQHWASITLDEAQNIKNMYTKQSRTIRKFKGDHHIALTGTPIENRLSELWSIFDFINKGYLYRIKQFQETFMIPIERDDSEEAKEKLRQRIQPFLLRRTKKDPDLQLNLPEKQEQLEYCPLTPEQAALYEGLVQDTVQKMETLTGFEKKGLVLKMLSKLKQLCNHPSLYLKEPYSSAAEILPRSQKLERIVTLAGEIAERGEQCLIFTQYIGMGHLLQQAINELYGHEVPFLTGSMPKQQRDTLVAQFQAGEFPIFILSLKAGGTGLNLTAATHVLHADRWWNPAVENQATDRAYRIGQTQFVHVHKFVTIGTIEEKIDALLTQKQTMSDQFIQSSQWMTELSDDELKDLFTYTL, from the coding sequence ATGAATCAATTTCAAACAGAAGGAAGCCGCACTTATTACTTGAAAATCAATCGATCCGAAAACTTCCGTATTCAAGCGATCAACGAAGTTGGAAATCGGATACCGCCTGAAATTTGGAAGCCTTATTTATACTTCTTCGATAAGCAAAGCTTTTTCGGCTTGACGTCTGTTGCTGATGGCCTTGATCTTGTTTTGACGCCAGCAGATTTTGTCCGTTTGTTTCAACAGGAGCCCCACCATTATGTGGCATTTGTAGGACAACGGGCAGAAGATGAAGCGTGGCTGGGCTTAGCAAACAAAGTCGCCGATTCCTTGAATGATGCTGCGCTTTGGGACCACGTTTCCGTTGACGGAGATGACATCGTCATTGACAGCTCTTATGGAGAAGCTGACATTCGAAGTTTCTTAAGCGACACCATCCGCCACCAATTGACTCAAAAAGGCTTAACTCCGGCCCAATTGCCTTATCTTCAGCATTTTGTCCAACAAGCTGGATGGGACGGATTGCCGGCTGCCGATGAGTACGTCATCGCAGTCCAGTTGAGCGAACCTGACAGCACTCCTTTATGGTCATTCAAAGTGGTGCTTCGCTCGAAGCGCGGCGCTGTTTATTGGACGCCGTCCAAACGGCGGGCTGATGAACCGTTCGATAAAGTCCTTCCGGAAAAATGGCGAACCCACGCTGCGGAAATTGCCGACAAGCAAGCACTCCTCTTGAGTTTATGCCCTTCTGTCGAACGCTTTGATGAAGATCGGTTGTTTTATACGGAATGGACCGATGCCGAAGTGCTGGAATTTTTGCGTAACGACGCCGAGATCCTGCAAGCATTCGGCATTGAAGTTTCAATTCCTTCGTGGTTAAAAGCAGTACAGGAAGCGAAAATCCGCGTCAAAGCTAATGTCCATTCACCGGTTAAAAAAGCCTCAGTGGTTGGCCTTGATCAAATCATTCGTTTTGATTGGCAGTTTTCATTGAACGGCCATGAACTGAGCATGCAGGATTTCCAGCAGCTGGTCTCAGAAAACAAAGAATTTATCCGTGTTGGCAACGAATGGGTGCGCATCGATTCCAATTTACTTTTGCACCTTCGCAAGCTTATCGAGGAAGCAGAAGACGCAGATTGGACGATCAAGGACATGCTGTTCCAGAATGTGCCGGAAATCATATTAGAAGATTCAGTCGACGAAGAAGATCCGCTCATTGAGTTTCAGCTGAACCGTTCGTTGAAAACCTTACTGGATAAACTTCTGGACAAGCGCGATTTGCCGGAGACGCCAATACCCGAAAACCTGCAAACTGAGTTGCGCCCTTACCAGAAAGTCGGCTTCGATTATTTGGTATTCATGCGTGAAGAAGGTTTTGGGCTATGCCTGGCAGATGACATGGGTCTTGGAAAAACGGTACAATTGATTGCTTACTTGCTCCACGTCCATGGAAAAAGTCCTGGCAAGCCATCGCTCATCGTTTGCCCGACTTCCGTTCTTGGGAACTGGCAAAAAGAATTGGCCCGCTTTGCACCGGATTTGAAAGTCGCGACCCATTATGGCGGCACGCGCCCGAAAGGCGAAGATTTCACAAATTTCTTGCGCATCGATAACCCGGATGTTGTGCTGTCAACTTACGGCATTGCAGCTTCAGACGCCGAGGAAATTCAGGGGCAGCACTGGGCTAGCATCACGCTCGATGAAGCGCAAAATATTAAAAACATGTATACGAAGCAATCGCGCACCATCCGGAAATTCAAAGGCGACCACCACATCGCATTGACGGGCACGCCGATTGAAAACCGGTTGTCTGAACTATGGTCAATTTTCGATTTCATTAACAAAGGCTATTTGTATCGCATCAAGCAGTTCCAGGAAACTTTCATGATACCGATTGAACGCGATGATTCGGAAGAAGCGAAAGAAAAGCTGCGCCAGCGTATCCAGCCTTTTCTTCTCCGCCGAACGAAAAAAGATCCGGACTTGCAGTTGAACTTGCCTGAAAAACAGGAACAGTTGGAGTATTGCCCATTAACTCCGGAGCAGGCCGCTTTATACGAAGGCCTTGTCCAGGATACGGTGCAGAAAATGGAGACGCTCACAGGATTTGAGAAAAAAGGCCTCGTCTTGAAGATGCTCAGCAAATTAAAGCAATTATGTAATCACCCATCACTTTATTTAAAAGAACCTTATTCTTCTGCTGCAGAAATACTGCCTCGATCTCAAAAGCTGGAGCGTATAGTGACTCTCGCCGGGGAAATAGCAGAACGCGGGGAACAATGTTTGATTTTCACTCAATATATCGGAATGGGGCATTTGCTGCAGCAAGCAATCAATGAACTTTACGGCCATGAAGTGCCTTTCTTAACAGGCAGCATGCCAAAACAGCAGCGGGACACGCTGGTGGCACAATTCCAAGCGGGTGAATTCCCGATTTTCATCTTATCGCTGAAAGCAGGCGGAACCGGTCTGAACTTGACGGCCGCTACGCATGTTCTTCATGCTGACAGATGGTGGAACCCGGCTGTTGAAAACCAAGCCACTGACCGTGCATACCGCATCGGCCAAACGCAATTTGTCCATGTCCATAAGTTTGTAACGATTGGGACCATCGAGGAAAAAATTGATGCCTTGTTGACCCAGAAACAGACGATGTCGGATCAATTTATCCAATCGAGCCAATGGATGACGGAATTGTCCGATGATGAATTGAAAGACCTTTTCACATATACGTTATAA
- a CDS encoding single-stranded DNA-binding protein, translating to MNQVGIVGRLTKDPVTRVLNEGRVHTSFIVAISRNYKNQKGDVETDFVLCSTWGRPAHNVSKYCHKGSLVAVTGRLQSRHYDKDDGTRVYVTEVLGDQIRFLDRKKAIEETAHKQPVPESEEDFDFRPPGTEQVNI from the coding sequence ATGAACCAAGTAGGGATTGTTGGACGCTTGACGAAGGATCCGGTAACACGGGTATTGAACGAAGGACGCGTACATACTTCCTTCATAGTTGCAATTTCCCGCAATTACAAAAATCAGAAAGGAGATGTGGAAACCGATTTTGTTCTTTGTTCAACATGGGGCAGGCCAGCGCACAATGTATCGAAATACTGCCATAAAGGTTCACTTGTTGCGGTGACAGGGCGTTTGCAGTCACGCCATTACGACAAAGACGACGGAACTCGGGTTTATGTCACGGAAGTGCTTGGCGACCAAATCCGTTTCTTGGACAGAAAGAAAGCAATAGAAGAAACCGCCCACAAGCAGCCAGTGCCAGAGTCTGAAGAAGACTTTGACTTTCGGCCGCCAGGGACGGAACAAGTGAACATATAA
- a CDS encoding YwpF family protein, whose amino-acid sequence MKTFKMMSLGIVEDENVIDFPLHDGIIINQENNERSWLLEMLMDLSYRETFEKLKESGEAFDVKVVISYSGNEPAPFQVSIYSVKVIGEHISVLMKGTLKRARRKYAETLLSELLEDGLEGAELLERFEQDMRSRPVLRKDEATS is encoded by the coding sequence TTGAAGACATTTAAAATGATGTCATTGGGAATCGTCGAAGATGAGAATGTGATCGATTTTCCGCTTCATGACGGAATTATTATTAACCAGGAAAACAACGAACGTTCCTGGCTGCTTGAGATGCTAATGGATTTGAGTTATCGTGAAACGTTTGAAAAGTTAAAGGAATCCGGAGAAGCATTTGATGTCAAAGTTGTCATTTCCTATTCTGGCAACGAACCGGCCCCTTTCCAAGTAAGCATTTACAGCGTTAAAGTAATAGGCGAACATATCTCGGTACTGATGAAAGGCACATTAAAACGTGCCCGCCGCAAATACGCCGAGACGCTGTTATCAGAACTGCTGGAAGACGGTTTGGAAGGTGCAGAACTGCTCGAGCGGTTCGAGCAAGATATGCGCTCCCGGCCGGTCCTGCGGAAAGATGAAGCGACTTCTTAA
- the fabZ gene encoding 3-hydroxyacyl-ACP dehydratase FabZ, with product MLTVEQIQAILPHRHPFLMVDRILEIEAGKKAVGLKNVSVNEEFFNGHFPGYPVMPGVLIVEALAQVGAAAVLQMEVNKGRLAFFTGIDNCRFKRQVVPGDQLRLEVELTKLRGSMGKGHAIATVDGEIACECDILFALGPVVEK from the coding sequence ATGTTGACAGTAGAACAAATTCAAGCAATTTTGCCGCATCGCCATCCGTTTTTGATGGTAGATCGGATTTTGGAAATTGAAGCTGGAAAAAAAGCTGTAGGTTTGAAAAATGTATCGGTAAACGAAGAGTTTTTTAACGGACATTTTCCGGGTTACCCGGTAATGCCCGGCGTATTAATTGTTGAAGCGTTAGCCCAAGTAGGAGCGGCTGCGGTCTTGCAGATGGAAGTCAACAAAGGGCGTCTTGCCTTTTTTACAGGTATTGATAATTGCCGTTTCAAGCGCCAAGTTGTGCCTGGCGATCAGCTGCGGTTGGAAGTTGAACTGACAAAACTGCGCGGTTCAATGGGCAAAGGCCATGCCATTGCGACAGTAGACGGTGAAATCGCATGCGAATGTGATATCTTATTCGCGTTAGGGCCGGTAGTGGAAAAATAA
- a CDS encoding DNA-directed RNA polymerase subunit beta — translation MAEWKNKRPLRREVREAKEEKKTEPEGKSSSWVRIRLFPIWLRIIIVLGIIALAMVLGVMVGYGVIGDGEPKDALKWSTWQHIIDIMTGQK, via the coding sequence ATGGCCGAATGGAAAAACAAAAGACCTCTTCGAAGAGAAGTCAGAGAAGCTAAAGAAGAAAAAAAGACAGAGCCGGAGGGAAAATCCAGCTCATGGGTCCGGATTCGCTTATTCCCGATTTGGCTCCGCATCATCATTGTTCTTGGAATTATCGCTTTGGCGATGGTTTTAGGCGTTATGGTAGGATATGGTGTAATAGGAGACGGCGAGCCGAAGGACGCTTTAAAATGGAGTACATGGCAACATATTATCGATATTATGACCGGGCAGAAATAA